Proteins from a single region of Murdochiella vaginalis:
- a CDS encoding metallopeptidase TldD-related protein — protein sequence MRETILNILKKKELAGWIVTEEKLASTELFFVKNKLDQNRLCETTETTVEVFVDFEEAGADGVERYKGKAEALLSAGDSPEEIEARIDNAIVSARFVKNKWYPMATNDAQAKVTSEQSHTEPSNTETLKTQYDALYEALFTDYGMSSQVNSVELFAVDGTRHVETSTGTEVTYPVHRFVFELVTDAEGATESVEIFNDYTFGLLDVEQVRDVVKTQLADTEARAAAVKTPKLENINVILRGSAVEDLLRLYVVQASDEAVYNGFSRAKIGERFTGEDALQPLNIRMDPTLSHAVAKAPIDKDGVLLHPYDLYRDSVVQNFRTSQQFSSYMDRENIGTPIPFVVEGSDTPYDAFLDEDYLEIYVFSSFVASPIEGDFGGEYRLAKLVQNGKTTYITGGSLSENLFDAQDRMVFSKECEKRENSLAPKAILIRKK from the coding sequence ATGCGGGAAACGATTTTGAATATATTGAAGAAAAAAGAGCTTGCCGGTTGGATTGTTACGGAGGAGAAGCTGGCGTCCACGGAGCTGTTCTTTGTGAAAAACAAGCTGGACCAGAACCGTCTGTGTGAGACGACCGAAACCACGGTAGAGGTCTTTGTCGATTTTGAAGAAGCGGGTGCGGACGGCGTCGAACGCTATAAAGGCAAGGCGGAGGCGCTGCTTTCTGCCGGAGATTCTCCGGAGGAGATCGAGGCGCGTATCGACAACGCCATTGTCTCGGCTCGCTTTGTGAAAAACAAGTGGTATCCGATGGCGACTAATGATGCGCAGGCGAAAGTCACTTCAGAACAGTCTCATACGGAGCCGTCCAACACGGAGACGCTGAAAACGCAGTATGATGCGCTTTATGAGGCGCTATTTACGGACTACGGCATGTCGTCGCAGGTTAATTCGGTGGAGCTTTTTGCTGTGGACGGAACGCGACATGTGGAGACCTCTACCGGCACGGAGGTGACGTATCCGGTGCATCGCTTTGTTTTTGAGCTGGTGACAGATGCCGAGGGAGCGACGGAGAGTGTGGAAATCTTTAACGATTACACCTTCGGTCTTCTTGATGTGGAGCAGGTGCGTGACGTGGTGAAGACACAGTTGGCTGATACGGAAGCGCGCGCTGCTGCGGTGAAGACACCGAAGCTGGAAAACATCAATGTCATTTTGCGCGGAAGCGCCGTGGAGGATCTTTTGAGACTTTATGTGGTGCAGGCTTCGGATGAGGCTGTTTACAACGGCTTTTCGCGTGCCAAGATTGGCGAGCGCTTTACGGGCGAAGATGCCCTCCAGCCGCTCAATATTCGCATGGATCCCACGCTTTCTCATGCCGTGGCCAAGGCCCCGATTGATAAGGATGGCGTGTTGTTACATCCATACGATCTTTATCGCGATTCAGTGGTGCAGAATTTCCGTACATCGCAACAATTCAGCTCTTACATGGATCGGGAAAACATCGGTACGCCGATTCCGTTTGTGGTAGAGGGATCCGATACGCCTTACGACGCATTTTTGGATGAGGACTATCTCGAAATCTACGTTTTCTCGTCGTTCGTGGCATCTCCCATTGAAGGAGATTTCGGCGGGGAATATCGTCTGGCTAAGCTCGTGCAAAATGGGAAGACGACGTATATTACGGGCGGTTCTCTTTCCGAGAATCTCTTCGATGCGCAGGATCGCATGGTATTCAGCAAGGAATGCGAAAAGCGCGAGAATTCTTTGGCTCCCAAGGCAATTTTGATTCGGAAGAAGTAA
- a CDS encoding alpha/beta fold hydrolase codes for MQPKQYSVESACHQPLDVLYYVHEVDAVGNVPRALVQLLHGMQEHKERYHDFAEFLFDQGYDVLIHDHLGHGKSISRLHPLGDMVSADTVLKDIDLVRQSVPVHEQTIFFGHSMGSFLARIYASLYDVDVLIACGTGQTPSFLAHFLKLLLLTQPSGKPLHKLQKLVTGSFSKRGESPTAWLSVDEENQRRYREDPLCGQPFTKEGYETLMDIVLRLNHDETYRNCSADRILLIAGEKDPVGQYTKGVRQAEDRYRAVGKKVQSIFYPNMAHEILQEKDRQIVYQDVLKFLREGQ; via the coding sequence ATGCAACCGAAACAGTATTCGGTCGAAAGCGCCTGTCATCAGCCGCTCGACGTCCTTTATTATGTGCACGAGGTCGATGCCGTCGGCAATGTGCCGCGCGCATTGGTACAACTCTTGCATGGCATGCAAGAGCATAAAGAACGCTATCATGACTTTGCCGAATTTTTATTCGATCAGGGCTATGATGTGTTGATTCATGACCATCTGGGCCATGGAAAAAGTATTAGTCGCCTGCATCCCCTCGGCGATATGGTTTCTGCCGATACGGTGCTAAAAGATATCGACTTGGTACGGCAGAGTGTCCCGGTACATGAACAGACCATCTTCTTTGGGCACAGCATGGGCTCGTTTTTAGCACGTATATACGCGTCGCTTTACGATGTGGATGTGTTGATTGCCTGTGGAACCGGCCAAACGCCGTCATTCCTGGCGCATTTCCTGAAGCTTCTCCTTCTCACCCAGCCTTCCGGCAAGCCGCTTCACAAGCTGCAAAAGCTCGTCACGGGTTCCTTCAGCAAACGGGGCGAATCTCCGACGGCCTGGCTCTCTGTGGACGAGGAAAACCAACGACGCTATCGGGAGGATCCCCTTTGCGGCCAGCCCTTTACGAAGGAGGGCTATGAAACCTTAATGGACATTGTCCTTCGTCTCAATCATGATGAGACCTATCGCAATTGCAGTGCTGATCGCATTCTTCTCATTGCCGGCGAAAAGGACCCAGTCGGTCAGTATACCAAGGGCGTCCGGCAAGCGGAGGATCGCTACCGTGCCGTCGGCAAAAAGGTGCAGAGCATTTTTTATCCCAACATGGCCCACGAGATTTTGCAGGAAAAGGATCGACAAATCGTATACCAGGATGTTTTGAAGTTTCTGCGTGAGGGACAATAA
- a CDS encoding NAD(P)/FAD-dependent oxidoreductase codes for MFDVLIIGGGIVGCSIARQLSRYAIRVGLLEKNTEVGQETTKANSAIVHGGFDCVPGTKKAAMNVRGNHLMAKLSEELGFTYHQVGSLVLAFDDEDIDQLHVLLERGRANGVAPLSLLDPPEIFAVEPRVSKRVKKALYCPTSGVVDPFNFTYGMIENAIENGLSLFTETEVTGMERRDDHLVLHTERGDMETRFVVNAAGLGSARIAAMTGDTEIRLRPTKGVYRLLDKTNNECIHTVLFQTPTAKGKGVLVAPTYDGSTLVGPTADAVYDEHDTSVNDEDLRHVDALARKSVSDLALGQTIRVFTGVRAKPESGDFHLYASKHMPGVIHAAGIESPGLVSAPAIAEEVDRLLHENGLSAAEKPNFQPHRKAFVRMAHLSAEEKAEQIAKNPLYGNIICRCETVSEGEIVEAIHRPGGARTLDGVKRRVRAGMGRCQGGFCAPRVIAILARELGVDPITLQKESRGSNLLVGHLKDGHATEQDGSHEKD; via the coding sequence ATGTTTGACGTACTCATTATCGGTGGCGGCATCGTCGGCTGTTCAATCGCAAGACAGCTGTCCCGGTATGCGATCCGTGTCGGATTGCTGGAAAAAAATACCGAGGTCGGACAGGAAACCACGAAAGCCAATTCCGCCATCGTACATGGCGGATTTGATTGTGTGCCGGGAACGAAAAAGGCGGCGATGAATGTCCGCGGCAATCACCTGATGGCGAAGCTCAGTGAAGAACTGGGATTTACCTATCATCAAGTCGGTTCGTTGGTCCTGGCTTTTGACGACGAGGACATAGACCAGTTGCACGTTTTGTTGGAGCGCGGGAGAGCGAACGGCGTAGCTCCTCTTTCTTTGCTGGATCCGCCGGAAATTTTTGCGGTAGAGCCGCGCGTTTCCAAGCGCGTGAAAAAAGCGCTTTATTGCCCGACGTCCGGTGTCGTGGATCCCTTTAACTTTACCTATGGCATGATCGAAAATGCCATAGAAAACGGCCTTTCGCTTTTTACAGAAACCGAGGTAACCGGCATGGAACGCCGCGACGATCATCTCGTGTTGCATACGGAACGCGGAGACATGGAAACGCGCTTTGTCGTAAATGCCGCCGGTCTCGGGTCTGCTCGTATCGCCGCCATGACCGGCGATACCGAAATCCGTTTGCGCCCCACCAAAGGTGTCTATCGCCTGTTGGATAAAACCAATAACGAGTGCATTCATACCGTTCTTTTTCAAACCCCAACGGCGAAAGGCAAAGGCGTGCTGGTCGCGCCGACCTATGACGGCAGCACACTGGTGGGCCCCACTGCGGACGCCGTTTATGATGAACACGATACCAGCGTAAACGACGAGGATCTGCGTCATGTCGACGCCCTTGCCCGCAAATCAGTTTCGGATCTGGCCCTCGGACAAACCATTCGTGTCTTTACCGGGGTACGTGCCAAACCGGAAAGCGGCGATTTTCATCTTTACGCTTCGAAGCACATGCCGGGTGTCATCCATGCGGCAGGCATTGAATCGCCGGGATTGGTTTCGGCGCCTGCCATTGCGGAGGAAGTGGATCGTCTGTTGCATGAAAATGGACTTTCTGCTGCGGAAAAGCCCAATTTTCAGCCGCATCGTAAAGCGTTTGTGCGCATGGCGCATCTCAGCGCAGAGGAAAAAGCGGAACAAATCGCCAAAAATCCACTTTATGGCAACATCATCTGCCGATGTGAAACCGTCTCCGAAGGCGAAATTGTGGAGGCCATTCACCGGCCGGGCGGAGCACGCACGTTAGACGGCGTAAAGCGCCGTGTGCGCGCCGGCATGGGTCGTTGCCAGGGCGGTTTCTGTGCACCCCGTGTCATTGCCATCTTAGCGCGTGAGCTGGGTGTGGATCCGATCACCTTACAGAAGGAAAGCCGTGGATCGAATCTACTCGTCGGCCATCTGAAAGATGGGCATGCCACAGAACAGGATGGTTCGCATGAAAAAGATTGA
- a CDS encoding DUF1667 domain-containing protein: MTKKEMVCIVCPMGCALTVQQEKGELRVTGNRCPRGEQYAKQELTAPLRNIASTVRVHNGVLPVVPVKTDREIPKEKIFDTMALINAVAVVAPVRCGECIIPHLFGTDANIVATRDLARHDC, from the coding sequence ATGACAAAAAAGGAAATGGTCTGCATCGTCTGCCCCATGGGTTGCGCGCTGACAGTACAACAGGAAAAGGGTGAACTTCGCGTGACGGGCAATCGCTGCCCGCGCGGAGAACAATATGCCAAACAGGAATTGACGGCCCCTCTGCGCAATATCGCCTCCACCGTACGCGTGCATAACGGCGTTTTGCCGGTGGTTCCCGTTAAAACCGATCGGGAAATTCCCAAAGAGAAGATTTTCGATACCATGGCGCTGATCAATGCGGTCGCTGTCGTTGCTCCCGTCCGTTGCGGAGAATGCATTATTCCCCATCTCTTCGGCACGGACGCCAACATCGTAGCGACGCGTGATCTCGCACGCCACGATTGTTAA
- a CDS encoding Mbeg1-like protein, whose product MTILEYVIDQKDVSFAERPFHDVDNTVLAELAYVDYDGIFHDEAENQNGLPLAEVSRRFFATHDAEEIEKNAKFCDRAPLLLREMAKGERYRDMRFSHYVNEVNEADEEDATQFSALAFHLSEDTWYVAYRGTDASFTGWKESLLMSYLEETGGCKEAVAYLDHLGKEHPGNLIVGGHSKGGYFAMYASIFCAPDVQDRITIVYNNDGPGMHEEIIFSSEYQNIRPRMMNIVPDSSIIGQLLFNQGEHKVVKSEAQGIFQHDAFTWVIEGTEFAETKLTPFSLFVQAALGNWLDTVDRESRASIIDTVFSVLEATGSESFTELHEERLKSAHAVLSGLVSLPEDKRKELLGAFAAFIKSNQKAAIQSLLP is encoded by the coding sequence ATGACCATTCTGGAGTATGTGATCGATCAAAAGGACGTCTCTTTTGCAGAGCGGCCCTTTCACGATGTGGATAACACCGTTTTGGCGGAATTAGCCTATGTTGATTACGACGGCATTTTTCATGATGAGGCGGAAAATCAAAACGGACTTCCTCTTGCGGAGGTTTCACGACGTTTTTTTGCGACGCATGATGCCGAGGAGATCGAGAAAAACGCGAAGTTCTGTGATCGTGCGCCGCTTCTTCTGCGTGAAATGGCCAAGGGAGAGCGGTATCGCGATATGCGGTTTTCCCACTATGTGAACGAGGTGAACGAGGCGGACGAGGAGGATGCCACGCAGTTTTCAGCGCTGGCCTTTCATCTGTCGGAGGATACCTGGTACGTTGCCTATCGCGGGACAGATGCTTCCTTTACCGGTTGGAAGGAAAGCCTATTGATGAGTTATCTGGAGGAGACCGGCGGATGCAAGGAGGCGGTCGCCTATCTGGATCACCTGGGCAAGGAGCATCCCGGAAATTTGATCGTCGGCGGCCATTCCAAGGGTGGTTATTTCGCTATGTACGCGTCTATTTTTTGTGCGCCGGATGTACAGGATCGCATCACGATCGTCTATAATAACGACGGTCCCGGCATGCACGAGGAGATTATCTTTTCCTCCGAATACCAAAACATTCGCCCCCGCATGATGAATATTGTTCCGGATTCGTCCATCATCGGGCAGCTGCTGTTTAATCAGGGCGAGCATAAGGTGGTCAAGAGCGAGGCACAAGGCATTTTTCAACATGATGCGTTCACGTGGGTCATAGAGGGCACAGAGTTTGCGGAAACGAAATTGACCCCGTTTAGCCTATTTGTGCAGGCGGCGCTGGGCAACTGGCTGGATACAGTCGATAGGGAAAGTCGTGCATCCATCATTGATACGGTGTTTAGCGTTTTAGAAGCGACCGGCTCGGAGTCTTTTACGGAATTGCACGAAGAACGGCTAAAGAGTGCCCATGCGGTTTTGTCCGGTCTGGTTTCGTTACCGGAAGATAAGCGCAAGGAACTGTTGGGCGCCTTTGCAGCTTTCATCAAAAGCAATCAGAAAGCCGCCATTCAGTCTCTGTTGCCGTAG
- the pdxT gene encoding pyridoxal 5'-phosphate synthase glutaminase subunit PdxT gives MPIGVLALQGAFIEHEKMLHQLGADVREVRQLSDLDGLSGIVLPGGESTVQGRLLRKLHMLAPLRESIQNGMPVLATCAGLILLAQHLEDDETTHLATLPVTVRRNAYGRQLASFTTAADVGNLTGFPLVFIRAPYIAALDGNDSVSTVEVNGSRGGAPSVVNGGGGGAVEVLCTVEDRIVAVRYRAQIGLAFHPELTEDTRLHEAFLGLVKQGKGNL, from the coding sequence ATGCCCATCGGCGTTCTGGCACTCCAGGGTGCCTTTATCGAGCACGAAAAGATGCTTCACCAACTCGGCGCCGACGTGCGGGAGGTTCGTCAGCTTTCCGATCTCGACGGCCTCAGCGGCATCGTCCTTCCCGGCGGCGAAAGCACGGTACAGGGACGCCTGCTGCGCAAGCTCCATATGTTGGCGCCTCTGCGCGAGAGCATCCAAAACGGTATGCCCGTACTCGCGACCTGCGCCGGCCTCATTCTCTTAGCCCAACACCTTGAGGACGACGAGACGACCCATCTTGCGACACTTCCCGTCACCGTTCGGCGCAATGCCTACGGCAGACAGCTCGCCAGTTTTACCACTGCCGCAGACGTGGGCAATCTCACCGGCTTTCCCCTTGTTTTCATTCGTGCGCCGTATATTGCTGCACTGGATGGAAATGATAGCGTATCGACGGTTGAGGTGAACGGAAGCCGCGGCGGCGCACCGAGCGTCGTGAATGGCGGCGGTGGCGGCGCAGTTGAGGTACTTTGTACCGTTGAAGATCGCATCGTTGCTGTGCGCTACAGAGCCCAGATCGGCCTTGCCTTCCATCCGGAGCTGACAGAGGATACCCGCCTGCATGAGGCGTTTTTGGGATTGGTTAAGCAAGGAAAAGGCAACCTCTGA
- the pdxS gene encoding pyridoxal 5'-phosphate synthase lyase subunit PdxS, with protein sequence MEKTQVELNRGLAQMLKGGVIMDVTTPEQAKIAEEAGACAVMALERIPADIRAAGGVSRMSDPKMIRGIQQAVSIPVMAKCRIGHFVEAQLLQAIDIDFIDESEVLSPADDVYHIDKTAFKAPFVCGARDLGEALRRISEGASMIRTKGEPGTGDVVQAVRHLRKVNAQIRQLSAMREDELFEAAKAMQVPYDLVRYVHDHSKLPVVNFAAGGVATPADAALMMQLGAEGVFVGSGIFKSGNPAKRASAIVQAVTNFTDAKLIAEISEDLGEAMVGINAGEIAIIMEERGQ encoded by the coding sequence ATGGAAAAAACACAAGTGGAGCTCAATCGCGGTTTGGCGCAAATGCTGAAAGGCGGCGTCATCATGGATGTCACCACGCCGGAACAGGCAAAGATTGCTGAGGAAGCCGGCGCCTGCGCCGTCATGGCGCTGGAACGCATCCCGGCGGATATTCGTGCTGCCGGCGGCGTGTCCCGCATGAGCGATCCCAAGATGATTCGCGGCATTCAACAGGCTGTCAGCATTCCGGTGATGGCGAAGTGCCGTATTGGCCACTTTGTGGAAGCGCAGCTTCTTCAGGCCATCGACATCGATTTTATTGATGAGTCCGAGGTGCTTTCCCCGGCGGATGACGTCTACCATATTGATAAAACCGCATTCAAGGCGCCATTCGTCTGTGGCGCGCGGGACCTCGGCGAGGCGCTTCGTCGCATCAGCGAAGGCGCTTCCATGATTCGCACGAAAGGTGAACCGGGAACGGGCGACGTTGTCCAGGCCGTACGCCATCTGCGCAAGGTAAATGCCCAGATTCGCCAGCTTTCCGCCATGCGGGAGGACGAGCTTTTTGAAGCCGCGAAGGCTATGCAGGTTCCCTACGATTTGGTGCGCTATGTCCATGATCACAGCAAACTGCCGGTCGTCAACTTTGCAGCGGGCGGCGTCGCGACCCCGGCCGATGCTGCGCTCATGATGCAACTCGGTGCCGAAGGCGTTTTCGTCGGTTCCGGTATTTTCAAATCCGGCAATCCTGCCAAACGCGCTTCCGCCATCGTGCAGGCCGTCACCAACTTCACGGATGCGAAATTGATCGCCGAAATTTCGGAAGATCTTGGCGAGGCCATGGTCGGCATCAATGCCGGTGAAATCGCCATTATTATGGAAGAGCGAGGCCAGTAA
- a CDS encoding TldD/PmbA family protein, protein MKLQASSYLLAQKDKLKEIIAILAKEFAYVSILGTDVDGKMYVVSTTKSAIEPSMDQERGFVLRVFQDTGVSEYSFNVVDVSYVVDRVREIAKKDRERFRAKGILPYAKAPSDEPATVYHLGEAKCLPQNDDPGEILARLQAIHDANIGTCEEVSFLQLTHSVTQINKIFLSPHRDLYQSYAYANATIVALATDGEKRKIEYKGLSLLGGSELLDEVEANVPGVCARAVELLSAERVEPGEYDIVCEPDFTGLIAHEAFGHGTEMDMFVKHRAKGEEYLNKRVASDVVVMHDGASAIEEVSSYAFDDEGNLANDTVIIDHGIFKRGMCDTLSAIQLGVEPTGNGKRESYKRKAYTRMTNTFFEGGTDSLEEMIASISHGYLLEGMHSGMEDPKNWGIQCVAAKAREIQDGKLTGKIVSPVYLTGYVPDLLESISMVSPKVEMSGTGYCGKGWKEWVKTSTGGAYIKARGKLS, encoded by the coding sequence ATGAAATTACAGGCATCTTCGTATTTGCTTGCCCAGAAGGACAAGCTGAAGGAAATAATTGCTATTCTGGCGAAGGAATTCGCCTATGTTTCCATTTTGGGAACGGATGTAGATGGAAAAATGTATGTGGTGAGTACGACAAAATCCGCCATTGAGCCGTCGATGGATCAGGAACGCGGATTCGTCTTGCGCGTGTTTCAGGATACGGGCGTGAGCGAATATTCCTTTAATGTAGTGGATGTTTCGTATGTAGTGGATCGCGTGCGCGAGATAGCGAAAAAGGATCGGGAGCGCTTCCGGGCCAAGGGGATTCTGCCTTATGCCAAAGCGCCAAGCGATGAGCCTGCCACGGTCTACCACCTGGGCGAGGCGAAATGCCTTCCCCAGAACGATGATCCCGGTGAAATTTTGGCGCGCTTGCAGGCCATTCATGATGCCAACATCGGCACGTGCGAAGAAGTGTCTTTCCTGCAGTTGACCCATTCCGTGACGCAGATCAATAAGATTTTTCTTTCGCCCCATCGCGATCTCTACCAGTCGTATGCCTATGCCAATGCAACCATCGTTGCGCTGGCGACGGACGGGGAGAAGCGAAAGATTGAATACAAGGGCCTTTCTCTTCTGGGTGGATCCGAGCTCTTGGACGAAGTGGAAGCGAATGTTCCCGGTGTCTGTGCGCGTGCGGTGGAGCTGCTGTCCGCGGAGCGTGTGGAGCCGGGCGAGTACGATATTGTGTGCGAGCCGGATTTTACCGGACTCATTGCGCATGAAGCCTTCGGCCATGGCACGGAAATGGACATGTTCGTGAAACACCGTGCAAAGGGAGAGGAGTACCTGAATAAGCGCGTTGCCTCGGATGTCGTCGTTATGCATGACGGTGCCAGTGCGATTGAGGAAGTTTCCAGCTATGCCTTTGATGATGAAGGCAATCTTGCCAACGATACGGTCATTATTGATCACGGTATTTTTAAGCGCGGCATGTGTGATACGCTTTCAGCCATTCAATTGGGCGTGGAACCGACAGGAAACGGCAAGCGTGAGAGCTATAAGCGCAAGGCGTACACCCGTATGACCAATACCTTCTTTGAAGGCGGAACGGATTCCCTAGAGGAGATGATCGCCTCCATTTCCCATGGCTATCTGTTGGAAGGCATGCATTCCGGCATGGAGGATCCGAAGAACTGGGGCATCCAATGCGTCGCCGCTAAGGCGCGCGAAATTCAGGACGGCAAGCTGACCGGCAAAATCGTCAGCCCGGTGTATCTGACGGGCTATGTGCCGGATCTGCTGGAGTCCATTTCGATGGTTTCGCCGAAGGTGGAGATGTCCGGCACGGGGTATTGCGGAAAAGGCTGGAAAGAATGGGTCAAGACGTCCACCGGTGGCGCATACATTAAAGCGCGCGGAAAACTGAGTTAG
- a CDS encoding NAD(P)/FAD-dependent oxidoreductase, translating into MKKIDLVIIGGGPAGLAAAIEAKKNGVDSLLIIERDRELGGILNQCIHSGFGVQEFKEELTGPEYAKRFVDQVVAMGIPYVLQTMVVEMTPDKQIVAMNASGIMTIQAKAIVLAMGCRERSAGSVALGGYRPAGVYTAGTAQRLMNMEGLMVGKEVVIYGSGDIGLIMARRLTLEGAHVPCVVEIAPESSGLPRNIAQCLNDYDIPLYLHHKIKAVHGKERVQGVTICGVDDKWQEIPGTERDIPCDTLLLSIGLIPENELSRQAQITLHPRTKGPEVSSHMETTVPGIFACGNVLHVHDIVDYVTQESRNAGRNAAEYILHGAFPPATLATSAGEGISYLLPSRVDPETKESVRLFFRPTRRMRNVLLSLYSGDVLLATYKRNVLIPSEMAHVDVPYERCAQAVSPLRLVAKEES; encoded by the coding sequence ATGAAAAAGATTGATCTCGTGATTATCGGCGGAGGCCCTGCCGGCCTTGCCGCTGCCATCGAAGCGAAAAAAAACGGTGTCGATTCCCTGCTCATTATCGAACGCGACCGGGAACTGGGCGGCATCCTCAATCAGTGCATTCACAGCGGGTTCGGCGTACAGGAGTTTAAAGAAGAATTGACTGGCCCGGAGTACGCCAAACGCTTTGTAGATCAAGTGGTTGCCATGGGCATCCCCTATGTGTTGCAGACGATGGTCGTGGAAATGACACCCGACAAGCAGATCGTCGCGATGAATGCCTCCGGCATCATGACCATTCAGGCCAAAGCCATTGTGCTCGCCATGGGATGTCGTGAACGCAGTGCAGGTTCTGTCGCGCTCGGAGGCTACCGTCCGGCGGGCGTCTACACGGCAGGAACCGCGCAACGCCTCATGAACATGGAAGGACTCATGGTCGGCAAGGAAGTTGTCATCTACGGGTCCGGCGACATCGGGCTCATCATGGCGCGTCGCCTGACGCTCGAAGGAGCACATGTTCCCTGCGTTGTGGAAATTGCTCCGGAATCGAGCGGCCTTCCGCGCAACATCGCGCAGTGTCTCAATGATTATGACATTCCGCTGTACCTGCACCATAAAATTAAGGCCGTTCACGGAAAAGAACGTGTGCAGGGTGTAACCATTTGTGGCGTGGATGATAAATGGCAGGAAATTCCCGGCACGGAACGCGATATTCCCTGTGATACGCTTCTGCTTTCCATCGGCCTGATTCCTGAAAATGAACTGTCTCGCCAGGCACAAATCACGCTGCATCCGCGTACAAAAGGTCCGGAGGTTTCTTCGCATATGGAAACCACCGTTCCCGGTATTTTTGCCTGTGGTAATGTATTGCATGTGCACGATATTGTGGATTACGTCACACAGGAAAGTCGCAATGCCGGAAGAAATGCGGCCGAGTACATTCTCCACGGTGCGTTTCCACCCGCTACGCTGGCGACCTCTGCGGGCGAAGGCATTTCCTATCTCCTTCCTTCCCGCGTGGATCCCGAAACAAAGGAAAGCGTGCGTCTCTTTTTCCGGCCAACGCGGCGCATGCGAAACGTGCTGCTGTCGCTTTATAGCGGCGATGTGCTGCTTGCAACCTACAAGCGAAATGTGCTCATTCCTTCAGAAATGGCTCATGTGGACGTTCCCTATGAACGGTGTGCACAGGCTGTTTCTCCATTGCGGCTTGTCGCCAAGGAGGAGTCATGA
- a CDS encoding TIGR04100 family radical SAM protein, producing the protein MESIGTVLYDYGDGLYVNLTNKCPCRCSFCVREQMDGVGDADSLWLKREPAAEEVKSLLAERDLSAHSELVFCGYGEPTERLDVLLSVARYAKEKRPDLPIRINTNGLADLLYGRDTTGDLAGLIDTVSISLNASNAKNYAALCRPQFGERAFDAILDYAFRAKKVVPEVVFSVVGFSLSEEEIAICRGIARRLGVAFRVREAETGHREKGRQL; encoded by the coding sequence ATGGAATCCATCGGAACGGTGCTGTATGACTATGGCGACGGACTTTATGTTAATTTGACCAATAAATGCCCCTGCCGCTGTTCCTTTTGTGTGCGGGAACAAATGGATGGCGTGGGGGATGCCGATTCGCTGTGGCTGAAACGCGAGCCCGCGGCGGAGGAAGTGAAGTCGCTTCTTGCGGAGCGCGATCTTTCGGCGCACAGCGAGCTGGTCTTCTGCGGGTACGGTGAACCGACGGAACGACTGGATGTGCTTCTCTCGGTCGCACGCTATGCCAAAGAAAAACGGCCTGACTTGCCCATTCGCATCAATACGAACGGCTTGGCGGACTTGCTTTACGGGCGGGATACGACGGGCGATTTGGCGGGCCTCATCGATACGGTATCCATCAGCTTAAATGCCTCCAATGCCAAAAACTATGCGGCGCTCTGCCGTCCGCAATTTGGCGAGCGCGCCTTTGATGCGATTTTAGACTATGCCTTCCGGGCCAAAAAAGTGGTTCCGGAGGTGGTTTTTTCGGTCGTGGGTTTCAGCCTTTCAGAAGAGGAAATTGCGATTTGCCGGGGCATCGCTCGGCGATTGGGCGTCGCGTTTCGCGTACGGGAAGCAGAAACCGGACATAGAGAAAAAGGGAGACAGCTATGA